The window TTCGAGGCGATCGAGGCCGCGACCGGGAAGCCGATCGAGCCGGCGTTCGGCGGGGCCTCGCTGGAGGACCTCGACCGGGGGCTCACGCTCGCGACCGAGGCCTTCGAGACCTACGCCGAGACCGACCTCGAGACGCGCGCGACATTCCTCGAGACCATCGCCGACGAGATCCTCGCCGTCGGCGACGAGCTGGTCGAGCGCGCCATGGCGGAGAGCGGCTTGCCGCGCCCACGGCTCGAGGGCGAGCGCGGCCGCACCGTCGGCCAGCTCAAGATGTTCGCCGGCGTCGTGCGCGACGGAACGTTCCTCGACCTTCGGATCGACCCCGCGCTGCCGGAGCGCAAGCCGATGCCCCGGCCGGACCTGCGCCTGCGCAATATCCCGGTCGGCCCGGTCGCGGTGTTCGGCGCGTCGAACTTCCCGCTCGCCTTCTCCGTCGCCGGCGGCGACACCGCTTCGGCGCTTGCCGCGGGCTGCCCCGTGGTGGTGAAGGCGCATCCCGCGCATCCCGGCACGTCGGAGCTGGTCGGCCGGGCGGTGCAGAAGGCGGTCGCGGCCTGCGGCCTGCCCGAGGGCGTGTTCTCGCTGCTGTTCGACGCCGGCCGGACCATCGGCCAGGCGCTCGTCGCCGACCCGCGCGTCGCCGCGGTGGGCTTCACCGGCTCCCGCGCCGGCGGTCTCGCGCTGATGAAGATCGCCCGGGAGCGCGACGTGCCGATCCCGGTCTACGCCGAGATGAGCAGCATCAACCCGGTCGTGCTGTTCCCCGGCGCGCTCGCCGCGCGCGGCGACGCGATCGCCAAGGCCTTCGCCGGATCGGTCACGCTCGGCGCCGGACAGTTCTGCACCAATCCCGGCCTGATCCTCGGGCTCGAAGGCGAAGGGCTCGAGGGCTTCGTCGCCGCCGCGGGCGCGGCGCTGTCCGAGACGCCGGCCTCCACCATGCTCACGCCGGGAATCCACGCGGCCTACGAGAAAGGCGTGGCGAAGCTCGCCGGCCATGCGGCGGTGAAGGAGATCGCACGCGGCAAGCCCGGCGCCGCGACGGCGGGACAGGCCGGCCTCTACGAGGTCGACGCCAAGACCTTCCTGGCCGACCCGTCGCTGCAGGAGGAGATCTTCGGCGCGACTGGCCTCGTGGTGCGCTGCGCCGACCTCGACCAACTGCGCCGCGTGCTCGCGAGCCTCGAAGGCCAGCTCACCGCCGCCATCCACATCGACGAGGCGGACCACGACGCCGCCCGTTCGCTGCTGCCGCTGCTGGAGCGCAAGGTCGGGCGCATCCTCGTGAACGGCTTCGGCACGGGCGTCGAGGTGGCGCACGCCATGGTGCATGGCGGCCCCTTCCCCGCGACCTCCGACGGCCGCACGACCTCGGTCGGCAGCCTCGCCATCCACCGCTTCCTGCGGCCGGTGAGCTACCAGGACCTGCCGGACGATCTGCTGCCGGCTCCGCTGAAGAGCGACAACCCGCTCGGCGCGCCGCGCCGCGTCGACGGCGCCGCCCCGGCGCGCTGACCGCCGACGACGAGACCGACGAGACCGTTCGCCCGCCGCACACCGGCGGGCCAACGTGTGTCAGGGCTCGAACAGCTCCGCATGCGCCGCGGCGAGCCGCGGCATCGACTCGAGGATGAGCGTGAGGTGCGCGCGCATCGCGCTCTCCGCCGCGTCCGGATCGCCGGCGATGACGGCCTCGGCGATCGCCGTATGGTGCGCCACAACGATCGCCATCGGGACGGCCTCGGCCATGTCGATGTAGCGGACACGGTCCATCTGGGCCTTGACGTCCTCCAGGACGTCCCAGGCCGCGGTGCGGCCGGCGATGTCCGCCAGCAGGCGGTGAAAATCCTCGTCCAACGCGAACAGCGCGGCGCCGTCGCGGGCGGCGACCGCGGAGCCCTGGCGCTTCAGGCTCGCCTTGAGCAAGGCGCGCGCCTCGCGGTCGACGCGTTGGGCCGCCTCCCTCACCACGGCGCATTCGATCGCCTCGCGCACGAAGCGGGCGTTCTCCACGGCCATGCGCGAGATCTTCACCACCAGCGTTCCGCGCTGCGGGCGGATCCTGAGCAGCCCTGCGTCACCGAGCCGGATGAAGGCCTCGCGCACGGGCGACCGGCTCACGCCATACCGCGTCGCGATCTCCTGTTCCGAGATCATCTCGCCCGGCCGCAGCCGCATGGTCACGATCGCGTTGCGCAGGGCGCGGGTGAGCTGCCGAGTCACGGGGACGGCGTCGTCGAAGGCGAAGCCTAGAGCGTTCATCGCAGCGCCTGGGATAGATAAGTTCGAGAGACGAACATTTGCGCTCGGTCACGGTTGCCGTTGTTTAACTACCATACTAGCATAGCGAAAAGCTCTCTCTGGGAGGAGCGTCATGACGCCGAATACGGCGCATAAAATTGACGCAGGCGCTGCGCCGAAGGCGCGGCTGAACGCCGACGCGCTCGCCGGGCTGCCGGCTGGTGTGCGCCGGCCCGCCTACGACCGCGGCGCCCTTTCCACGGGGATCGTCCATCTCGGCGTCGGCGCGTTCCATCGCGCGCACCAAGCCGTCTATACGGACGACCTGCTGGCGCGGGATCCGAGCTGGGGCATCGCCGCTGCAAGCCTGCGCAATCCCGACACCCGCGACGCCCTCGCCCCGCAGGACGGGCTTTACACGCTGCTGGTGCGCTCCGGCGCGGGCGACGCGCCGCGGGTGATCGGCTCGATCACGCGCCTCCTCGCCGCGCCCGACGACCGCGACGAACTGCTCCGGACAATGTCCAACCCGGCTGTCCGGATCGTGAGCCTGACCGTCACCGAGAAGGGCTATTGCCACCGGCCCTCCACCGGAGAGCTGGACGAAGACCATGCCGACATCCGCCACGATCTCGAAAATCCACACGCGCCCCGCTCGGCGCTGGGGATGATCGTCGAGGCTCTGCGGCGGCGGCGGGAGGCCGGCGCGGCGCCGTTCACGGTGCTCACCTGCGACAACCTTCCGTCGAACGGACGCATGGCGAAGCGCGTGATCGCGCGGCTCGCGGCCTTGCGCGACGCCGATCTCGGGGCCTGGGTCGAGGGCGAACTCGCCGCCCCCTGCACCATGGTCGACCGCATCGTGCCCGCGACGACCGACGTGGACCGCGCCCGCGTGGCCGAGGCGCTCGGGGTCGAGGACGCCTGGTCGGTGACGGCCGAACCGTTCTCGCAGTGGGTGATCGAAGATCGCTTTCCGACCGGACGCC is drawn from Methylopila sp. 73B and contains these coding sequences:
- a CDS encoding aldehyde dehydrogenase (NADP(+)), giving the protein MSITGENLIGASAVRGTGESFEAIEAATGKPIEPAFGGASLEDLDRGLTLATEAFETYAETDLETRATFLETIADEILAVGDELVERAMAESGLPRPRLEGERGRTVGQLKMFAGVVRDGTFLDLRIDPALPERKPMPRPDLRLRNIPVGPVAVFGASNFPLAFSVAGGDTASALAAGCPVVVKAHPAHPGTSELVGRAVQKAVAACGLPEGVFSLLFDAGRTIGQALVADPRVAAVGFTGSRAGGLALMKIARERDVPIPVYAEMSSINPVVLFPGALAARGDAIAKAFAGSVTLGAGQFCTNPGLILGLEGEGLEGFVAAAGAALSETPASTMLTPGIHAAYEKGVAKLAGHAAVKEIARGKPGAATAGQAGLYEVDAKTFLADPSLQEEIFGATGLVVRCADLDQLRRVLASLEGQLTAAIHIDEADHDAARSLLPLLERKVGRILVNGFGTGVEVAHAMVHGGPFPATSDGRTTSVGSLAIHRFLRPVSYQDLPDDLLPAPLKSDNPLGAPRRVDGAAPAR
- a CDS encoding GntR family transcriptional regulator; protein product: MNALGFAFDDAVPVTRQLTRALRNAIVTMRLRPGEMISEQEIATRYGVSRSPVREAFIRLGDAGLLRIRPQRGTLVVKISRMAVENARFVREAIECAVVREAAQRVDREARALLKASLKRQGSAVAARDGAALFALDEDFHRLLADIAGRTAAWDVLEDVKAQMDRVRYIDMAEAVPMAIVVAHHTAIAEAVIAGDPDAAESAMRAHLTLILESMPRLAAAHAELFEP
- a CDS encoding mannitol dehydrogenase family protein — translated: MTPNTAHKIDAGAAPKARLNADALAGLPAGVRRPAYDRGALSTGIVHLGVGAFHRAHQAVYTDDLLARDPSWGIAAASLRNPDTRDALAPQDGLYTLLVRSGAGDAPRVIGSITRLLAAPDDRDELLRTMSNPAVRIVSLTVTEKGYCHRPSTGELDEDHADIRHDLENPHAPRSALGMIVEALRRRREAGAAPFTVLTCDNLPSNGRMAKRVIARLAALRDADLGAWVEGELAAPCTMVDRIVPATTDVDRARVAEALGVEDAWSVTAEPFSQWVIEDRFPTGRPAWETVGAEIVADVEPYENMKLRLLNGSHSIMAYLGYLMGYETIAEAASDAALAALVGAYMDREATPTIAVPAEADVEAYKRALFERWRNPALRHRTWQVAMDGSQKLPQRLVAVARERLAVGAPIGASALGLAGWMRYATGVDEQGEPIDVQDPLGPRLRAIAEAAGPVAERLAPAMIGVREVFGDDLPRDPRFVEGVTRALARLYDRGAAATVAAYGGA